The Candidatus Megaera polyxenophila genome includes a region encoding these proteins:
- a CDS encoding phage-type endonuclease, producing MKNKQEWLRERKNYLGGTDLSAIAGLNPYRTALDVYLDKTSDDIRCETSPAMRWGTLLEDTIAKEYAEVTGQKIEIEPNTIYHPSMKFLGANIDRWVGDKEYVLECKTAGFTRGKEWGEVRTDQIPESYLIQCAFYASICDVPKVDIAVLIAGQDFRIYTYNRNKDLEDKIIKIGVNFWHNHIEKRIPPKCVNTRDTFNLFPQSNHHEIVAESNIMEKWEQLKSLKEEESRIQSTIEKLKTDIQEFMRDYDVLIDNNGNVIATWKNSTPRSFFDLKRFKDEAKDLYLKYISHAKQSRMFLIK from the coding sequence ATGAAAAACAAGCAAGAATGGCTAAGAGAACGTAAGAACTATCTAGGTGGCACTGATTTGAGTGCTATAGCAGGACTTAATCCTTATAGGACTGCTCTTGACGTATATTTAGATAAAACCAGCGATGATATTAGGTGCGAAACTAGCCCTGCAATGAGGTGGGGTACTCTTTTAGAAGATACTATAGCTAAGGAGTATGCAGAAGTTACTGGTCAAAAGATAGAAATAGAACCAAACACAATCTATCACCCTTCAATGAAGTTTTTAGGAGCTAATATTGATAGGTGGGTTGGCGATAAAGAATATGTTTTGGAATGTAAGACAGCAGGTTTTACTCGGGGCAAAGAATGGGGAGAGGTTAGGACTGACCAGATTCCCGAGAGTTATCTGATACAGTGTGCATTTTATGCAAGTATATGCGATGTACCAAAGGTTGATATAGCAGTGCTAATTGCAGGACAGGATTTTAGAATTTATACTTATAACAGAAATAAGGATTTAGAGGATAAAATTATTAAAATTGGCGTTAATTTCTGGCATAACCATATAGAAAAAAGGATACCGCCTAAATGTGTAAATACTAGGGATACATTTAACTTATTCCCACAAAGTAACCATCACGAAATAGTAGCAGAAAGTAACATCATGGAAAAATGGGAACAACTTAAAAGCTTAAAGGAGGAAGAAAGCAGGATACAAAGCACTATTGAGAAATTAAAGACCGATATACAGGAATTTATGAGAGATTATGACGTGTTAATTGATAATAACGGTAACGTGATAGCTACATGGAAGAATAGCACTCCAAGGTCATTTTTTGACTTAAAAAGGTTTAAAGATGAGGCAAAAGACCTGTATTTGAAGTATATTAGTCATGCTAAGCAATCGAGAATGTTTTTAATTAAATGA
- a CDS encoding single-stranded DNA-binding protein — MISTAEIELIGYVGKDPILRKPNEYPNFVTFSVGVSRTWKDKQGKEQKETTWFECNTNSEGLAKVIKAYVTQGTGILVKGYPKVRSYIDKSGNAKGSIEVNINHINLLTSSKEKQSNGEISRENYITEIEELSALPDEIPF; from the coding sequence ATGATAAGTACGGCAGAAATTGAATTAATAGGGTACGTAGGGAAAGACCCTATATTACGGAAGCCTAATGAATACCCGAACTTTGTAACTTTTTCAGTGGGGGTATCTAGAACATGGAAAGATAAACAGGGAAAAGAACAAAAAGAAACAACGTGGTTTGAGTGCAACACTAATTCGGAGGGACTTGCAAAAGTAATAAAAGCATATGTAACGCAAGGGACTGGGATACTTGTAAAAGGTTATCCGAAGGTAAGAAGTTATATAGATAAATCAGGCAACGCCAAAGGTTCTATAGAGGTAAATATCAATCACATAAACCTCTTAACAAGTAGTAAAGAGAAACAGAGTAACGGCGAAATCTCAAGAGAAAACTATATAACCGAGATTGAAGAATTATC
- a CDS encoding transposase produces MSKKAKQYSATEKTKIVIEAIKAEMTIAQISSKYGVHATQIQAWKKRGIENLVSGFQVKPATKDPDNQDLIKQLYEQIGQLSVERDWLKKKSTLFGLGN; encoded by the coding sequence ATGTCTAAAAAAGCGAAGCAATATAGTGCGACGGAAAAAACAAAAATTGTTATAGAAGCAATAAAAGCTGAAATGACAATAGCACAAATAAGCAGTAAGTACGGGGTTCATGCAACTCAAATACAAGCATGGAAAAAAAGAGGTATAGAAAATTTAGTTAGTGGTTTTCAAGTTAAGCCGGCAACAAAAGATCCAGACAATCAAGATTTGATAAAACAATTATATGAACAAATAGGACAGTTAAGCGTTGAGCGTGACTGGCTGAAAAAAAAATCTACATTGTTTGGACTTGGAAACTAG
- a CDS encoding sugar-specific transcriptional regulator TrmB, with product MIKYRVMDLLKEAIENSAIIPRVQKIVLKVICSSSYPISAKEIEDILGLSRPSVSFSLKMLLKRNFISRSKDNVYLYSPNQERMKEIRERFVSKSSNIK from the coding sequence ATGATCAAATATAGAGTTATGGATTTGTTAAAAGAAGCTATAGAAAATTCAGCGATTATTCCAAGAGTACAAAAAATTGTACTAAAAGTAATTTGCTCTAGTTCTTATCCTATTTCTGCAAAAGAGATAGAGGATATATTAGGGTTATCTCGTCCATCAGTAAGTTTTTCTTTAAAAATGTTATTAAAACGCAATTTTATAAGTCGTTCTAAAGATAATGTGTATCTATACTCACCTAATCAAGAAAGAATGAAGGAAATAAGAGAAAGATTTGTATCAAAATCATCTAACATAAAATAA
- a CDS encoding DNA recombination protein RecT, whose product MNGAIHARNQHNEELYQTAMSVYEVENSQNENKAHRELNNTNIDNRSLNTDLNAQEASMEVIERDKVAAIVPKPKDGIYELCSARKDKLLPFLNNNGLLFEKLARSFAWEINTNDKLRACSQLSIVNAFYKCCEYGLDPASSLGQAWLISYKSNIDLQIGYRGWLKLLLNNPLVSNVYSYGVYKDDFFEYELGMNPNIKHIPSKEKQHKDNLIATYGVVKLKSGEAQIKVCFRDEINESMECSSGSYKSDSPWVKHFEAMALVVPIRKLGKNLGLPLKIEDFGESIN is encoded by the coding sequence ATGAACGGAGCAATACATGCAAGAAATCAACACAACGAAGAATTATATCAAACGGCGATGTCGGTTTATGAAGTAGAAAACTCGCAAAACGAAAATAAAGCCCACAGGGAGCTAAATAATACAAACATAGATAATCGTAGCTTAAACACCGATTTAAATGCTCAAGAAGCGTCTATGGAGGTTATAGAGCGGGATAAGGTCGCAGCAATAGTACCCAAACCCAAAGACGGAATATATGAGCTCTGTAGTGCAAGAAAAGATAAGCTACTGCCGTTTCTAAATAACAACGGCTTATTATTTGAGAAGTTAGCTAGGTCATTTGCGTGGGAAATCAATACCAATGATAAGTTAAGAGCGTGTAGTCAGTTATCGATAGTAAATGCCTTTTATAAATGCTGTGAGTACGGACTAGACCCTGCCTCTTCACTTGGACAAGCTTGGCTTATTTCTTATAAGTCAAACATTGATTTGCAGATAGGTTATAGAGGGTGGCTAAAACTGCTCCTTAATAATCCTCTTGTTTCTAACGTTTACTCTTACGGGGTATATAAGGATGACTTCTTTGAGTATGAACTCGGGATGAATCCTAATATTAAGCATATCCCGTCAAAAGAGAAGCAGCACAAAGATAATCTGATTGCTACTTACGGGGTGGTAAAGCTTAAATCTGGCGAGGCTCAAATCAAGGTGTGTTTTAGGGATGAGATTAACGAAAGTATGGAATGTTCCTCGGGGTCTTATAAGTCCGACTCGCCGTGGGTAAAACATTTTGAAGCGATGGCGTTAGTCGTGCCTATTCGCAAGCTAGGGAAGAATTTGGGGTTACCGCTTAAGATTGAGGATTTTGGCGAGAGTATAAATTAA
- a CDS encoding membrane protein, whose translation MKYNNYSFTKEANSYYDEGLRVYMLSIYQNMSLALGISALVAYIVGNSAPVAMVIFTTPLVYVVMFAPLIHIFFFGRKLMSMNKQQAMLHLGIFAILNGLSLGSIFLIYTTASIAKTFFVTASTFGVMSLYGYTTKKDLTAAGSFVYMGLIGLIIASLINIFLRSAALDFAVSFIGVGIFTILTAYDTQKLKSIYYSMNGTTARAGSIAVYGALTLYLDFINLFTMLLHFFGIRRSDD comes from the coding sequence ATGAAATACAATAATTATAGCTTTACGAAAGAAGCAAACAGTTATTACGATGAAGGCTTAAGAGTATATATGCTTTCCATTTATCAGAATATGTCCCTAGCACTTGGTATTTCGGCACTGGTCGCTTATATAGTAGGTAATAGTGCTCCAGTCGCAATGGTGATATTTACTACCCCTCTTGTATATGTTGTGATGTTTGCGCCGCTTATTCATATTTTTTTCTTTGGTCGTAAGTTGATGAGCATGAATAAGCAGCAGGCTATGTTACACCTTGGTATATTTGCCATTCTTAACGGATTATCGCTCGGTTCTATATTTCTGATATATACGACCGCAAGTATTGCTAAAACATTTTTTGTTACAGCGTCTACTTTTGGAGTAATGAGTCTATATGGCTATACTACAAAAAAGGATTTAACTGCTGCTGGTTCATTTGTTTATATGGGGTTAATAGGTTTAATTATTGCTAGTCTGATTAATATATTCTTACGTTCTGCGGCACTTGATTTTGCAGTTTCTTTTATAGGAGTGGGCATATTCACTATACTTACCGCTTATGATACTCAGAAACTTAAATCAATTTATTATTCCATGAACGGAACTACAGCAAGAGCAGGTAGTATAGCAGTATACGGAGCACTTACTTTGTATCTTGATTTTATCAACTTATTTACTATGCTACTGCATTTTTTTGGAATCAGGAGAAGTGATGACTGA
- a CDS encoding chromosome replication initiator DnaA, with translation MINTALHIRKQEAQINQDQLCKLYSFKEEKARYRKSYINWDKIKRANRKAIREKSKHLSKDAKDILAPVIQKLEKGERVILNHKYISTITFCKRGQNCNIIKQLESVLDITYHNSITVDGKTYRHSYEFAYYKQEIVSKEDNSTAQFIKREKSLNFSKQASFDTSIENNNTESIRSNVHAHESNFSQNTQEIKQEENKEPQIVELPKEPVKPAKLKKRLSNERKKPTNSERKARIYRFNQYKEPQNLGYHYPLTKEDGDKLQSLSGRDFSLNAMNEILLDMSKRRDNRFCSKAQFIAYFGTCLKYEKRDAVKTGNDNFRIKANITPINKKEIIKAKQIEQYLAEVEQKAITHVCPENQLKARIANVLEPLRSYELLSNIKDFAVVGGIVRIYLRADCQLSGFETDLVLSQVKSIYSTHEVNIESVEYLLENACQQVKGYDDVQTKGTVATQTLQQGIWGDICQKLIETCGIHVYNNWFSKLIPIIDKQNRIIELKAPNLFVKEWIEHNYKNAINNIATTLGLKFVKII, from the coding sequence ATGATTAACACCGCTCTTCATATAAGGAAGCAGGAAGCTCAAATTAACCAAGACCAACTATGCAAACTCTACTCATTTAAGGAAGAGAAAGCCCGCTATCGTAAGAGTTATATTAACTGGGATAAGATAAAGAGAGCTAACAGGAAAGCTATCCGTGAAAAATCTAAGCACTTAAGTAAGGATGCAAAAGATATTCTAGCTCCCGTTATACAAAAACTAGAAAAAGGCGAGCGTGTCATCCTTAATCATAAGTATATTTCTACAATTACCTTTTGTAAAAGAGGGCAAAATTGTAATATCATAAAGCAATTAGAATCTGTCCTAGATATTACCTACCATAATTCTATTACTGTTGACGGCAAAACATATCGCCATAGTTACGAATTTGCATATTATAAACAGGAAATAGTATCTAAAGAAGATAATTCTACCGCTCAATTTATTAAGCGAGAGAAATCCTTAAACTTCAGTAAACAAGCCAGTTTTGATACGTCTATAGAAAATAATAATACTGAAAGTATTAGATCTAACGTGCATGCGCACGAATCTAATTTTTCACAAAATACTCAAGAAATCAAACAAGAGGAAAATAAAGAACCTCAAATAGTAGAACTTCCAAAAGAACCTGTTAAACCTGCTAAGCTTAAAAAACGACTATCTAACGAGCGAAAAAAACCTACTAACTCCGAGCGTAAGGCAAGAATTTACCGGTTTAACCAGTACAAAGAGCCACAGAACTTAGGCTACCACTACCCGTTAACTAAGGAGGATGGCGATAAGTTACAAAGCCTATCAGGGCGAGATTTTAGCCTAAATGCGATGAATGAAATACTTCTCGATATGTCAAAACGGCGAGATAACAGGTTTTGCTCAAAAGCTCAATTTATAGCTTATTTCGGCACGTGTCTTAAATACGAGAAGCGGGATGCTGTTAAAACCGGCAACGATAATTTCCGCATAAAAGCAAACATCACTCCAATAAACAAAAAGGAAATAATTAAAGCAAAGCAGATAGAACAATACCTAGCCGAGGTGGAACAGAAGGCGATTACCCATGTTTGCCCTGAGAACCAACTAAAAGCAAGGATTGCTAACGTCCTTGAACCACTAAGAAGCTACGAGCTACTGTCAAACATTAAGGATTTTGCGGTAGTAGGCGGTATTGTAAGAATTTACTTAAGAGCCGATTGCCAATTGAGTGGTTTTGAAACTGATTTAGTTTTAAGTCAGGTTAAGTCTATTTATTCAACGCATGAGGTAAACATAGAAAGCGTGGAGTATTTACTAGAAAATGCTTGTCAGCAAGTAAAAGGCTATGACGATGTGCAGACAAAAGGAACTGTAGCCACTCAGACATTACAACAAGGCATTTGGGGAGATATTTGCCAAAAGTTAATAGAAACATGCGGTATTCACGTTTATAATAACTGGTTTAGCAAGTTAATTCCCATTATTGATAAGCAGAATAGAATTATTGAGCTAAAAGCTCCTAATTTGTTTGTCAAGGAGTGGATAGAACACAATTATAAAAATGCAATTAATAATATTGCTACCACCCTAGGATTAAAGTTTGTAAAAATAATTTAA
- a CDS encoding integrase gives MIDNNCRNLSIARQCDLLLINKSTYYYKAKGITTRDLEIMKVIDEIYTEHPYFGARRMSRHLVPFGIVIGRKAVSRYYGIMAIEAIYPKMNLSKRNQAHKVYPYLLKGVEITKTNQVWSTDITYIRMAQGFVYLVAIIDWFSRYILSWKVSISLESDFCIDALEEALEKHGQPEVFNTDQGSQFTSKNFIHELVKREIKISMDGKGRALDNVFIERFWRSLKQEKIYLIILNTVKEVKNAITDYITFYNSKRMHQSLEYLTPEQVYLTKIIG, from the coding sequence ATGATTGATAATAATTGTAGAAATCTAAGCATTGCTAGGCAATGCGATCTACTTTTAATTAATAAATCTACTTATTATTACAAGGCAAAAGGAATAACTACAAGAGACTTAGAAATAATGAAAGTAATTGATGAAATCTACACAGAGCATCCGTATTTCGGGGCCAGAAGAATGTCCAGGCATCTTGTACCGTTTGGAATTGTTATCGGTCGCAAAGCGGTAAGTCGTTATTACGGAATAATGGCAATAGAAGCCATTTATCCTAAAATGAATTTAAGCAAGCGCAACCAAGCTCATAAGGTATATCCTTATCTTTTAAAAGGCGTTGAAATTACTAAGACAAATCAGGTATGGAGCACCGATATAACTTATATTAGAATGGCACAAGGATTTGTATATCTAGTAGCCATTATTGATTGGTTTAGCCGTTATATTCTGAGCTGGAAGGTTTCAATTAGCTTAGAAAGTGATTTTTGCATCGACGCACTAGAAGAAGCCCTAGAAAAGCACGGTCAACCTGAGGTTTTTAATACCGATCAAGGTTCTCAATTTACGTCAAAAAATTTCATCCACGAACTTGTTAAACGTGAAATCAAGATTAGCATGGACGGTAAAGGTAGGGCTTTAGATAATGTATTTATTGAAAGATTTTGGCGTTCATTAAAACAAGAAAAAATATATTTGATAATTTTAAATACTGTCAAGGAGGTAAAAAATGCTATAACAGATTACATAACTTTTTATAATAGTAAAAGGATGCACCAATCCTTGGAATATTTAACTCCAGAACAGGTGTATTTAACAAAAATTATTGGCTAA
- a CDS encoding phage recombination protein Bet, whose protein sequence is MSNITAINTSNEIDQHIWSALKNSLYTGARDESIKMVLDYCKAAKLDPMQKPVHIVPMSIKNAVTGKYEYKDVVMAGVGLYRIQAARSQQYAGVSEPEFGEDVTCNLGGAEITYPKWCRVTVKKLVNNTIVEFTAKEYWLENYAAKKDELAPNTMWKKRPYGQLAKCAEAQALRKAFPEIVSQHPTAEEMEGKNFNDLEIEVKNIIPKSQSISSKLDSVLSHQEGEVKSQEPSETLLELLELVKLHNVPSEIIEKWCSKANVESIADLGEGRQLACIEYIHKQYNYSQDIEAA, encoded by the coding sequence ATGAGTAACATAACAGCAATAAATACCAGTAATGAAATTGACCAGCATATATGGTCAGCACTAAAAAACAGCTTATATACCGGTGCAAGAGATGAAAGTATAAAAATGGTTCTTGATTATTGTAAGGCAGCAAAATTAGACCCAATGCAAAAGCCGGTACATATTGTTCCGATGAGTATAAAAAATGCCGTTACCGGCAAATACGAGTACAAAGACGTGGTTATGGCGGGTGTTGGTCTATATAGGATACAGGCGGCACGAAGCCAGCAATATGCAGGTGTAAGCGAGCCTGAATTCGGCGAAGATGTTACATGTAATTTAGGGGGCGCTGAGATTACTTATCCAAAATGGTGTAGGGTAACAGTAAAAAAGCTGGTGAATAATACTATTGTTGAATTTACTGCTAAAGAATACTGGCTAGAAAATTATGCTGCTAAAAAAGATGAATTAGCACCCAATACTATGTGGAAAAAAAGACCATATGGACAGCTTGCCAAATGTGCTGAGGCACAAGCCTTGCGTAAAGCTTTTCCTGAAATAGTCAGTCAGCATCCGACAGCTGAGGAGATGGAAGGGAAGAATTTTAACGATCTTGAAATAGAAGTTAAAAATATAATCCCAAAATCTCAAAGTATAAGTAGTAAACTTGATTCGGTTTTATCTCATCAGGAGGGTGAGGTAAAAAGCCAAGAACCAAGTGAAACACTTTTAGAATTGCTAGAACTTGTTAAATTGCATAACGTACCAAGCGAGATAATAGAAAAATGGTGCAGTAAGGCAAATGTTGAGAGTATTGCTGACTTAGGAGAAGGAAGGCAACTAGCCTGTATAGAATACATACATAAGCAGTATAATTATTCGCAAGACATAGAGGCAGCTTAA
- a CDS encoding transposase → MTDKPKLPKLRNNTISNNLQIQKKDYATVLRYLQTHYSKSFPSNSPPLPLAIGIHKELFAIPNLPFSRIEIRRFLARYTCLKEYRNNLIVGNDRVNLAGQPTGKVTEEEINKAKSTPAEQEKVNKTNHDILIKKAMENPSLAREFLEEYLPEEYKQLVDLTTLKPEKETYVEESLRTKLSDMVFSVQMHNKAEDKKYDAFIYTLIEHQSYSDYWIALRLLKYSLLLLERHAIKRNKLPVILPIVIYNGKKKYSAPRNIFELFTYPDIARKTIEEDYRLIDLQAISDNEMDYEKHLSFLLYTMKHIHERDTILMLKEAIRRCSKAIIIDKEQNYVLTKLILWYTDSKVPEEKKQLLEQIIIDNLPKEEANNIMRTIADSYIEEGFNKGILQGIEKGIEKGIEKGKAELIKMMLNQGNPVDKIAKITGLSVSDIQKLI, encoded by the coding sequence ATGACGGATAAACCCAAACTACCGAAGTTAAGGAATAATACCATATCTAATAATTTGCAGATCCAAAAGAAAGATTATGCTACTGTGCTAAGATACCTGCAAACACATTATTCTAAATCTTTTCCAAGTAACTCTCCTCCTTTGCCACTTGCTATTGGTATTCATAAAGAGTTATTTGCTATTCCAAACTTACCTTTTTCACGGATAGAAATCAGAAGGTTCTTAGCGAGATATACCTGTTTAAAAGAGTACCGTAATAATCTGATAGTTGGTAATGATCGAGTTAATCTTGCAGGACAACCAACAGGAAAAGTAACGGAAGAAGAAATAAATAAAGCAAAAAGCACCCCAGCAGAACAGGAAAAGGTCAACAAAACAAATCATGATATTCTTATTAAAAAAGCTATGGAAAATCCCAGTTTAGCTCGGGAGTTTCTAGAAGAATATTTACCTGAAGAATATAAACAGCTAGTTGACTTAACTACCCTTAAACCTGAAAAAGAAACGTATGTTGAGGAATCACTAAGAACAAAACTTAGCGATATGGTATTTTCGGTGCAAATGCACAATAAAGCCGAAGATAAAAAATATGATGCTTTTATATACACGCTTATAGAACACCAGTCTTACTCTGATTATTGGATAGCATTAAGACTACTTAAATATTCCTTATTATTACTTGAGAGGCACGCTATCAAAAGAAATAAATTACCAGTTATTCTACCTATAGTCATATATAACGGTAAAAAGAAATACTCTGCACCGAGGAATATATTTGAGTTATTTACTTATCCTGATATAGCAAGAAAAACTATAGAAGAAGATTATCGTCTTATCGATCTTCAGGCAATATCGGATAATGAGATGGATTACGAAAAACACTTAAGTTTTTTACTTTATACGATGAAACATATTCATGAGCGGGATACCATCCTTATGCTTAAAGAAGCGATAAGACGTTGTAGTAAAGCTATTATTATTGACAAGGAACAAAACTATGTTCTCACTAAGCTGATTTTATGGTATACTGATTCCAAAGTTCCTGAAGAGAAAAAACAACTATTGGAACAAATAATTATAGATAATTTACCTAAAGAAGAGGCAAATAATATTATGAGAACTATAGCAGATTCATACATTGAAGAAGGCTTTAACAAGGGTATCTTACAAGGTATTGAGAAAGGTATTGAGAAAGGTATTGAGAAAGGCAAAGCTGAATTAATTAAAATGATGCTTAACCAAGGTAATCCGGTTGATAAGATTGCTAAAATCACTGGCTTATCGGTTAGTGATATCCAAAAACTTATTTAA
- a CDS encoding nuclease; skin element, whose protein sequence is MSNRETFLLDRKLGIGGSDIAPIMGLSPWCTPLDVYRDKMNPAVIYEEESEDLKRGARVEKYILQEYSEVNNCSLETNLPPVIDPKYPFMRGNVDAKVLGENVIVEAKSTKCPIAKWEEGIPEYYRTQVAYYAMLTNAERVDVPVLFSNWQYACFTYWRDYEYEARIRQAVIDFWNNHIVAGIPPAPSNPAELQEVYPKLESAKTIKADSGIREKICIWQEAAIRRRELEKQEEKLKIEIQNFMGDAGILDAGFCKVALKERTATRLDTGALKEAMPELYREYSNDNTYRILQIIGG, encoded by the coding sequence ATGAGTAATAGAGAAACTTTTTTGCTTGATCGCAAGCTTGGAATAGGGGGAAGCGACATTGCCCCTATCATGGGGTTGTCTCCATGGTGTACGCCTTTAGACGTCTACAGAGACAAGATGAACCCTGCCGTTATTTATGAGGAGGAAAGCGAAGATTTAAAACGAGGTGCTAGAGTTGAGAAGTATATATTGCAGGAATACAGCGAAGTAAATAACTGCTCTCTTGAAACTAACCTACCGCCCGTTATTGACCCTAAGTATCCGTTTATGCGGGGTAATGTTGACGCAAAGGTATTAGGTGAGAATGTAATCGTTGAGGCTAAGTCCACAAAATGTCCGATTGCTAAGTGGGAAGAGGGAATACCAGAATATTACAGAACACAGGTAGCATATTACGCCATGCTTACAAATGCCGAAAGGGTAGACGTTCCCGTGTTGTTCAGTAATTGGCAATATGCCTGTTTTACTTATTGGCGGGACTATGAATATGAGGCTCGGATTCGGCAAGCGGTGATAGATTTCTGGAACAATCACATTGTAGCGGGTATTCCGCCTGCTCCTTCTAATCCTGCTGAATTGCAAGAAGTTTATCCTAAGTTAGAGAGTGCCAAAACGATTAAAGCCGACAGCGGTATAAGGGAAAAGATTTGTATATGGCAAGAGGCGGCAATAAGACGCAGAGAACTTGAGAAACAGGAAGAAAAGCTAAAAATTGAAATCCAAAATTTTATGGGTGATGCGGGTATTCTTGATGCGGGGTTTTGCAAAGTAGCTTTAAAGGAAAGAACTGCTACCAGACTTGATACCGGTGCATTAAAAGAAGCGATGCCTGAACTTTACAGGGAATACTCAAACGATAATACATATAGAATTCTACAAATTATAGGAGGATGA
- a CDS encoding adenine specific DNA methylase Mod, with product MNILYYGDNLYVMKQKLKKDSVDLIYLDPPFNSKRNYNMMYKAMTGYPVSESAEAFCDTWTLNAEKEDKLRNMEVLMKEYDIDDTYVVFWSTWIKALRNTQPALLAYLVYMVERLLHMKVILRPTGSIYLHCDPTASHYIKVMMDGIFGHQNFKNEIIWCYKTGGRSTKFFPKKHDIILWYSKSNQYTFNYNDVCIQRDFSTMHEPTFIDEEGKIYQRNIKNGKEYRYYQDQGVLPNDYWIDIQALNPSSKERLGYPTQKPIALLDRIIKASCPPDGVVFDPFCGCGTTIYSALKNQRKWIGCDIAMLPIILIKHQLTEKYRLVETEHFEIDGVPVSFEQAEVLMKYSPHQFQHWAIEQVKGLPTKQKSGDKGIDGRIYIDTTEGLKDMVISVKGGQNITPANIRELRGVLDREDKSVLAGFISLQEPTKGMREEAAQAGIWEYKGIKYDKIQLLTIQEILEDKKTFNTPTKVGIKGTTGQYSLRI from the coding sequence ATGAATATTTTATACTATGGAGACAACCTATATGTAATGAAACAAAAATTAAAAAAAGACAGTGTTGACCTTATATATCTTGACCCTCCTTTTAATTCTAAACGCAATTATAACATGATGTATAAAGCAATGACTGGCTACCCTGTATCTGAATCAGCAGAGGCTTTTTGCGATACTTGGACCCTTAACGCAGAAAAAGAAGATAAATTAAGAAATATGGAAGTCTTAATGAAGGAATATGATATTGACGATACTTATGTTGTTTTTTGGAGTACATGGATAAAGGCTTTAAGAAATACACAACCAGCTTTACTTGCTTATTTAGTCTACATGGTAGAAAGATTATTGCATATGAAAGTTATATTAAGACCTACTGGTTCTATTTATCTTCATTGCGACCCTACTGCAAGTCATTATATAAAAGTAATGATGGATGGCATATTTGGGCATCAAAATTTTAAGAATGAAATTATTTGGTGCTATAAAACGGGCGGTAGATCAACAAAATTTTTTCCTAAAAAACATGATATAATATTGTGGTATTCAAAAAGTAATCAATATACCTTTAATTATAATGATGTATGTATACAACGTGATTTTTCTACTATGCACGAACCGACTTTTATAGATGAAGAGGGGAAGATTTATCAAAGAAATATAAAGAATGGAAAAGAGTATCGTTATTATCAAGATCAAGGAGTATTACCTAATGATTATTGGATAGACATACAAGCACTTAACCCATCTTCAAAAGAACGACTAGGTTATCCCACCCAAAAACCAATAGCTTTACTTGATAGAATAATTAAAGCTTCTTGTCCTCCTGATGGAGTGGTATTTGATCCTTTTTGCGGATGTGGAACAACAATATATTCAGCTTTGAAAAATCAAAGAAAATGGATAGGATGCGATATTGCAATGCTTCCTATAATTCTTATCAAACATCAATTAACAGAAAAATACCGCCTTGTTGAGACAGAACATTTTGAAATAGACGGAGTACCTGTAAGTTTTGAACAAGCAGAAGTATTAATGAAATATTCACCACATCAGTTTCAACACTGGGCTATAGAACAAGTTAAAGGATTACCTACAAAACAGAAAAGCGGAGATAAAGGAATTGACGGTCGTATATATATAGATACAACTGAAGGATTAAAAGATATGGTGATTTCTGTAAAAGGAGGGCAAAATATTACTCCTGCCAATATTAGAGAATTAAGAGGAGTACTAGATAGAGAAGATAAATCAGTATTAGCAGGTTTTATATCTTTACAAGAACCAACAAAAGGCATGAGGGAAGAAGCGGCACAAGCGGGAATATGGGAATATAAAGGAATAAAATATGATAAAATCCAATTATTAACCATACAGGAAATATTAGAAGACAAAAAAACATTTAATACTCCTACTAAAGTTGGTATAAAAGGAACAACTGGGCAATATAGTTTAAGAATTTAA